In Nostoc sp. UHCC 0926, a single genomic region encodes these proteins:
- a CDS encoding DUF4194 domain-containing protein has protein sequence MQPQPPLPYAHVILKLLRGAIYSDDSHWDGLQNHLTPIKEYFGKIGLQVRNYETEGFAYLEQPDPDPEDQTEALPRLTARHKLSFNVTVLCVLLREQLRQFDASDATGRLVLSIEKIRDLLKPYLPEGNNEERFRREVDGLVKQAMELGFLKRLSGQDENYEVRPILKAKVDADTLELLKQKLAAYANPPAD, from the coding sequence ATGCAACCTCAACCGCCTCTACCCTATGCACACGTCATTCTCAAACTTTTGCGGGGAGCTATTTACAGTGATGATTCACATTGGGATGGATTGCAAAATCATTTAACTCCAATTAAAGAATATTTTGGCAAAATTGGTCTGCAAGTCCGAAATTACGAAACTGAAGGATTTGCCTACCTGGAACAACCCGACCCCGACCCGGAAGACCAGACTGAAGCCCTTCCCCGGCTAACCGCCCGCCATAAGTTGAGCTTTAATGTCACCGTTTTATGCGTATTACTGCGTGAGCAACTGCGACAGTTCGATGCCAGCGACGCTACAGGGCGATTGGTTCTTAGTATAGAAAAAATCCGAGATTTGTTAAAACCCTACCTACCTGAAGGGAATAATGAGGAAAGATTTCGGCGCGAGGTGGATGGACTGGTGAAGCAGGCGATGGAATTAGGATTCCTAAAACGCCTGTCTGGACAAGATGAAAATTACGAAGTGCGTCCCATCCTCAAAGCCAAAGTTGATGCTGATACCCTCGAACTCCTGAAACAAAAGTTAGCGGCTTATGCAAATCCTCCTGCCGATTGA
- a CDS encoding DUF3375 domain-containing protein: MEYEQIKHELENSATLKVLRSHNAALILSFFYKQFKVTQRISITQLELEDELGQYLEFLQDLYPDYPRSCNVPEGKSPKQYLKEWCDEQLLRKTFNSSDDPVFTLTPAAEKAIAWLEDLKRREEFVGTESRFLQIFSLLKEIRDRSTTDIETRITQLEKDRDRIQQEIDQIRQTGVVDPYNPTQLQERFLLANQITTQLSADFRAVEQNFRSLTRTVQEAQLQKDIRKGTVISRVLDADQELKDSDQGRSFYAFWNFLMSTSNRQELKSLIQTIYTLEELQPLTQEYGLLRRIERILIDAGDYIVQSNHRLAEKLRQMLDERNLMENRRVAELITEVQRLALQVATLAPPEPDFWVLEGEPTVNLVIARPLHPLEESEMPTFSMDFSDLPEVMLDEEITALYQQFYVDEETLVQRIERTLEQRTEVLLTELLQLYPVTQGLPEIVAYLAIATQSDRHSINTSTIEAIVITSLEPEKQFQLTLPQVIFHR; this comes from the coding sequence ATGGAATATGAACAAATTAAGCATGAATTAGAAAACTCTGCCACCCTGAAGGTTTTACGAAGCCATAACGCCGCTCTAATTCTGAGTTTTTTTTATAAACAGTTTAAGGTAACTCAGCGCATTTCTATCACTCAATTAGAGTTAGAAGACGAACTGGGTCAATATCTGGAGTTTCTGCAAGACCTTTATCCAGATTATCCTCGTTCGTGCAACGTTCCCGAAGGGAAATCGCCAAAACAATATCTCAAGGAATGGTGTGATGAACAGCTTTTGAGAAAAACGTTTAACAGCAGTGACGATCCAGTATTTACACTAACTCCGGCTGCTGAGAAAGCGATCGCGTGGTTAGAAGACCTGAAGCGGCGAGAAGAGTTTGTAGGAACTGAATCTCGCTTCTTGCAGATTTTCTCACTATTAAAGGAAATTCGCGATCGCAGTACAACGGACATTGAGACGCGAATTACTCAACTGGAAAAGGATCGCGATCGCATTCAGCAAGAGATTGACCAGATTCGTCAGACAGGAGTGGTTGATCCCTACAACCCGACACAACTGCAAGAACGTTTTCTTCTGGCAAACCAAATCACCACCCAGTTAAGCGCAGATTTTAGAGCAGTTGAGCAAAACTTTCGCAGTTTAACTCGTACCGTACAAGAAGCTCAACTTCAGAAAGATATTCGCAAAGGTACAGTAATCAGTCGAGTGCTGGATGCAGATCAGGAATTGAAAGATTCTGACCAAGGGCGCAGTTTCTATGCATTCTGGAATTTCCTTATGTCAACCAGTAACCGACAGGAGCTAAAATCTCTGATTCAAACGATTTATACCCTAGAAGAATTGCAGCCATTAACTCAGGAGTATGGGCTACTGCGTCGGATTGAGCGCATTTTGATTGATGCCGGAGATTATATTGTGCAATCCAATCACCGACTGGCAGAAAAACTACGTCAGATGTTGGATGAACGCAATCTCATGGAAAATCGACGTGTGGCTGAACTGATTACCGAAGTGCAACGCCTTGCCTTACAAGTTGCAACTCTTGCGCCACCAGAGCCAGACTTTTGGGTATTAGAAGGCGAACCAACCGTAAATCTGGTGATTGCACGTCCTTTGCATCCACTGGAGGAGTCAGAAATGCCGACATTCTCAATGGATTTCAGTGACTTACCAGAAGTCATGCTGGATGAGGAAATTACTGCACTTTATCAGCAGTTTTATGTGGATGAGGAGACGTTGGTACAACGCATTGAACGAACACTCGAACAGCGAACAGAAGTATTGCTGACAGAACTGCTCCAACTCTATCCAGTCACGCAGGGATTACCAGAGATTGTTGCGTATCTGGCGATCGCCACTCAATCCGATCGCCATTCAATTAATACCAGTACAATTGAAGCGATCGTAATTACAAGCCTGGAGCCAGAAAAGCAGTTCCAGCTGACCTTACCACAAGTTATCTTTCACCGCTAA
- a CDS encoding nucleoside hydrolase, which yields MSKQLVLMDHDGGVDDYLATMLLLTMDHIELLGVVVTPADCYVQPAVSATRKILDLMGFSHISVAESTVRGINPFPTLYRRDSFIVDHLPILNQSETITTSLVAETGQDFMIKVLRNASSRVTLMITGPLTTVAVALDKAPDIEAKIYKIVWMGGALNVGGNVEKSLEAGQDGSAEWNVYWDAISAARVWQTQIEIIMCPLDLTNNVPFTSELVQKMGRQRHYPISDLAGQCYALVIPQDYYFWDVLATAYLGHPEFYQLREWETEIITTGLSQGRTKVVTGGRKIYAMDKVDKEAFYGYILQQWAR from the coding sequence ATGTCAAAACAACTAGTATTAATGGATCACGATGGCGGTGTAGATGATTATCTAGCAACTATGCTGCTGTTGACAATGGATCATATTGAACTCCTTGGTGTTGTCGTCACTCCAGCAGATTGTTATGTCCAACCAGCTGTTAGCGCCACACGTAAAATTCTCGATTTGATGGGATTTTCTCATATCTCGGTTGCAGAAAGTACTGTGCGCGGTATCAATCCATTTCCTACTCTTTATCGCCGTGATTCGTTTATTGTTGACCATCTCCCCATTCTCAATCAAAGCGAAACCATCACTACGTCTCTGGTTGCCGAAACAGGTCAAGATTTTATGATCAAGGTGTTACGTAACGCATCAAGCCGCGTAACGTTGATGATAACTGGGCCGTTGACCACAGTTGCAGTAGCCTTGGACAAAGCACCAGACATTGAAGCAAAGATTTACAAAATTGTATGGATGGGGGGTGCGTTGAATGTCGGTGGTAATGTGGAAAAAAGTTTAGAAGCAGGACAAGATGGTTCTGCCGAATGGAATGTTTATTGGGATGCAATTTCAGCAGCGCGGGTATGGCAAACGCAAATTGAAATTATTATGTGTCCTTTAGATTTAACTAATAATGTCCCATTCACATCAGAATTAGTGCAAAAAATGGGGCGACAACGCCATTATCCCATCTCTGATTTAGCTGGACAATGTTATGCACTAGTTATCCCCCAAGATTATTATTTCTGGGATGTGCTGGCAACAGCTTATCTGGGACACCCAGAATTCTATCAATTGCGCGAATGGGAAACAGAAATTATCACCACTGGTCTTAGTCAGGGGCGTACTAAAGTAGTTACTGGTGGTCGGAAAATTTATGCGATGGATAAAGTCGATAAAGAGGCTTTTTATGGTTATATTTTGCAGCAATGGGCAAGATAA
- a CDS encoding nucleoside deaminase: MDKFMEAAIQEAKQGRQEGGIPIGSVLVKDGKILGRGHNKRVQDADPVTHAEIDCLRNAGRVGSYRGTTLYSTLMPCYLCAGAVVQFGIKKVIAGESSTFPGAKEFMVSHGVEVIDLNLDECEQMMSEFIQTNPELWNEDIGN; encoded by the coding sequence ATGGATAAGTTTATGGAAGCTGCAATTCAAGAAGCAAAACAAGGCAGACAAGAAGGTGGAATTCCCATTGGTTCGGTTCTCGTCAAGGATGGCAAAATTCTCGGCAGAGGACACAATAAACGCGTGCAAGACGCCGATCCTGTCACTCACGCCGAAATCGATTGTCTCCGTAATGCTGGGAGAGTTGGCAGCTACAGAGGTACTACACTCTATTCAACTTTAATGCCGTGTTATCTGTGCGCTGGGGCAGTGGTACAATTTGGCATTAAAAAAGTCATCGCTGGAGAATCCAGCACTTTTCCTGGTGCCAAAGAATTTATGGTATCTCACGGTGTGGAAGTAATTGATCTTAATCTTGACGAATGCGAACAAATGATGAGTGAGTTTATTCAAACTAACCCGGAACTTTGGAATGAAGATATCGGTAATTAG
- a CDS encoding metallophosphoesterase family protein — translation MALNFRFAVVSDLHLALPHTIWDHPSRFHLVEVSISAFESVLEHLTQLDLDFLLLPGDLTQHGEPENHAWLQQRLAQLPFPVYVVPGNHDVPVLLADQQSIAFADFPYYYTKFGYDDPQQIYYIRQLLPGVKLIGLNSNSFNDQGEQVGCLDTKQLRWLEEVLAASGDELVLVMVHHNVVEHLPNQSSHPLANRYMLANSAELLQLLRRYGVKLVFTGHLHVQDIAYSDGVYDITTGSLVSYPHPYRVLEFHRDHQGKESLQISSHRVESVPEFPDLQQSSRQWMGDRSFPFLVKLLTHSPLNLPLSQAKELAPSLRDFWSTIADGDAVLDYPDFPLEVRRYIQTYNASQPNPGMATSGIPLIDNNSTLLLG, via the coding sequence ATGGCTCTCAATTTTCGCTTTGCAGTAGTCAGCGACTTACACCTGGCACTTCCCCACACAATCTGGGATCATCCCAGCAGATTTCATCTGGTAGAAGTCAGTATCTCGGCGTTTGAAAGTGTACTAGAACATTTAACACAACTCGATTTAGATTTTCTCTTGTTGCCAGGAGATTTAACCCAGCACGGCGAACCAGAAAACCACGCTTGGTTGCAACAACGGTTAGCCCAACTACCTTTTCCCGTCTATGTTGTTCCTGGTAATCATGACGTTCCTGTGCTGTTGGCTGATCAGCAATCAATCGCTTTTGCAGATTTTCCCTACTATTATACGAAGTTTGGCTATGACGATCCACAGCAGATTTACTACATTCGTCAGTTGCTGCCTGGAGTTAAGCTGATTGGACTGAATTCTAACTCCTTTAATGACCAGGGAGAGCAGGTGGGGTGTTTGGATACCAAACAGCTACGGTGGTTAGAAGAGGTGCTAGCGGCGTCTGGTGATGAATTAGTTCTGGTGATGGTGCATCATAATGTGGTCGAGCATTTGCCCAATCAATCGAGCCACCCACTGGCAAATCGCTATATGTTAGCGAATTCAGCAGAACTGTTGCAGTTACTCAGACGCTACGGAGTCAAGCTAGTATTTACCGGGCATTTGCACGTTCAGGATATTGCTTACTCAGATGGAGTATATGATATTACCACTGGCTCTTTAGTTAGCTATCCTCACCCTTACCGGGTGCTAGAGTTTCATCGGGATCACCAAGGTAAAGAATCGTTGCAAATTTCATCCCATCGGGTAGAGTCAGTGCCTGAGTTCCCCGACTTGCAACAGTCATCGCGGCAGTGGATGGGCGATCGCTCTTTCCCCTTCCTAGTCAAGCTACTAACTCACTCTCCATTAAACTTACCATTATCACAGGCAAAAGAATTAGCTCCTAGTTTGCGAGACTTCTGGTCAACTATTGCTGATGGGGATGCAGTATTAGATTACCCTGATTTTCCGCTAGAAGTGCGGCGTTATATTCAGACCTATAATGCATCACAGCCCAACCCAGGTATGGCTACTAGTGGAATTCCCCTGATTGATAATAACAGCACACTTTTGCTGGGTTAG